A genomic window from Brassica oleracea var. oleracea cultivar TO1000 chromosome C8, BOL, whole genome shotgun sequence includes:
- the LOC106311386 gene encoding pentatricopeptide repeat-containing protein At1g31430-like, which translates to MKMGPVQTPSLIAYNKMLKSLADTKTFTKVLALFSELRRNALFPDNFTLPIVLKSIGRLRNVLEGEKLHGYAVKSGLKFDPYVCNSLMGMYAALGKMEITHKVFDEMPERDVVSWNGLISSYVGHGRFDDAVAVFKRMSKESSLKPDESTIVSTLSACSALKNLEVGEGIHRYVVGTELETSVKIGNALVDMYCKCGCLDKARAVFDSMRGKNVKCWTSMVSGYVSKGRIDEGRELFERSPAKDVVLWTAMMNGYVQFNRFDEALELFRCMQSQGVSPDNFVLVSLLKGCAQTGALEQGKWIHGYICENRVRVDEVVGTALVDMYAKCGCIETALEVFYKTKERDAASWTSLIYGLAMNGMSRRAMDLYYEMENVGVRLDDITFVAVLTACNHGGFVAEGRRVFYSMIQPKTEHYSCMIDLLCRAGCLDEAEELIDKMRNESDETLVPVYCSLLSAARNYGNLEVAERVAEKLKEVEVSDSSAHTLLASVYASANRWQDVTNVRRKMKDLGIRKFPGCSSVEIDGVPHEFIVGDTSSSSSSSSSSSSSSHPKMDEINTMLASNYKLDVEFGT; encoded by the coding sequence ATGAAGATGGGTCCTGTTCAAACTCCATCGCTCATAGCATACAACAAGATGCTCAAATCTTTAGCCGACACTAAAACCTTCACCAAAGTCTTGGCTCTGTTCTCTGAACTGCGACGAAACGCCTTGTTTCCTGATAATTTCACTTTACCCATCGTTCTCAAATCAATCGGACGCTTGAGGAACGTTTTAGAAGGCGAGAAACTCCATGGCTACGCTGTGAAATCTGGGCTTAAGTTCGATCCCTACGTGTGTAATTCGCTCATGGGAATGTATGCTGCGTTGGGGAAGATGGAGATCACTCATAAGGTGTTCGACGAAATGCCTGAACGAGATGTTGTTTCTTGGAACGGGTTGATTTCCAGCTACGTTGGGCACGGGAGGTTTGATGATGCCGTTGCTGTTTTTAAGCGGATGAGTAAAGAGAGCAGCCTGAAGCCTGATGAGAGTACCATCGTGAGCACTCTCTCGGCTTGTTCCGCTTTGAAGAATTTGGAAGTTGGTGAAGGGATTCACAGGTATGTTGTTGGCACAGAACTTGAAACGAGTGTTAAGATTGGGAATGCGTTGGTGGATATGTACTGTAAATGCGGATGTCTCGATAAGGCTAGAGCTGTTTTCGATTCGATGAGAGGGAAAAATGTCAAGTGTTGGACTAGTATGGTCTCTGGGTATGTTAGTAAGGGCAGGATCGATGAGGGTAGAGAGCTGTTTGAGAGAAGTCCTGCGAAAGATGTTGTTCTGTGGACAGCTATGATGAATGGGTATGTTCAGTTTAACCGGTTTGACGAAGCACTCGAGCTGTTCAGGTGCATGCAAAGCCAAGGTGTTAGCCCTGATAACTTCGTGCTCGTCTCTCTCTTGAAAGGCTGTGCGCAGACGGGAGCTCTAGAGCAAGGGAAGTGGATCCATGGTTACATATGTGAGAACAGAGTTAGAGTAGATGAAGTAGTTGGTACTGCTCTTGTAGACATGTATGCAAAATGTGGGTGCATAGAGACAGCTCTAGAGGTTTTCTATAAAACTAAAGAGAGAGACGCTGCTTCTTGGACATCGCTTATCTACGGTCTTGCCATGAACGGGATGTCAAGGAGAGCGATGGACTTGTACTACGAGATGGAAAACGTTGGCGTTAGATTAGATGATATAACCTTTGTCGCGGTTCTAACAGCTTGTAATCACGGTGGATTTGTAGCAGAAGGGCGTAGAGTTTTCTATTCGATGATCCAGCCTAAAACAGAGCACTATAGCTGTATGATTGATCTACTATGCAGAGCTGGTTGTTTAGATGAAGCAGAGGAATTGATAGACAAGATGAGGAATGAAAGCGATGAAACTTTGGTTCCTGTATACTGCTCTTTGCTAAGCGCTGCTCGGAACTATGGGAATTTGGAGGTAGCAGAACGGGTAGCTGAGAAGCTGAAGGAAGTGGAAGTTAGTGATTCAAGTGCTCATACTCTGCTCGCAAGTGTATACGCATCTGCAAATAGATGGCAAGATGTGACGAATGTGAGAAGGAAAATGAAAGATTTGGGAATCAGAAAGTTTCCTGGATGCAGCTCTGTGGAGATTGATGGGGTGCCTCATGAATTCATTGTTGGAGATACATCATCATCATCATCATCATCATCATCATCATCATCATCATCTCACCCAAAAATGGATGAGATTAATACAATGCTTGCATCAAACTACAAATTGGATGTTGAGTTTGGAACATGA